One region of Babylonia areolata isolate BAREFJ2019XMU chromosome 29, ASM4173473v1, whole genome shotgun sequence genomic DNA includes:
- the LOC143274629 gene encoding FMRFamide peptide receptor frpr-18-like, translating into MEEAPVYSHPLYKTSRYVWTFGAPLVLLLGNFGNVMTIIIMKRHKSDEAVINIYFTALAFLDLVILDVFLLDEWAGITFGFYIKHQNNAVCKIYNWIKTASTTIGGWFLVSLTFHRAVCVVWPHRVSSLCTRRTVASAVLGTMVFHACVYSHYLYGYNLRYVNGTSDYRCIVLLGSYLMFVDTIFTYVDLVLYSLLPFTCIIFANCVLVWKLRATVQEIRQKCAERGSVVAREKAANSVTWTVILVSVAYVVLTLPAAVDYIAVFVFDPSVAVSVAERVKVFFVRAVTHMLMYCNSAVNFYIYCLTGEKFRKEFVKIFCRK; encoded by the coding sequence ATGGAAGAAGCACCGGTGTACTCACACCCACTGTACAAAACCAGCAGGTACGTTTGGACCTTCGGTGCtcctctcgtcctcctcctcggcaACTTCGGCAATGTCATGACCATCATTATAATGAAGAGACACAAGTCTGACGAGGCAGTGATCAATATCTATTTCACCGCCTTGGCATTTCTTGATTTGGTCATTCTTGATGTATTTCTTCTGGATGAGTGGGCTGGAATCACTTTCGGGTTCTACATTAAACACCAAAACAATGCTGTTTGCAAGATTTACAACTGGATAAAGACAGCATCCACAACAATCGGTGGCTGGTTTCTGGTCAGTCTGACATTTCACAGAGCTGTCTGTGTCGTGTGGCCACACCGCGTCAGTTCTCTGTGCACACGGCGGACGGTGGCCAGTGCGGTTTTGGGAACAATGGTCTTCCATGCCTGTGTTTACTCTCACTACCTGTACGGGTATAACCTGCGTTATGTTAACGGCACCAGTGACTACCGCTGCATTGTTCTGCTAGGAAGCTACCTTATGTTCGTCGATACCATCTTCACGTACGTGGACCTGGTGTTAtactctcttcttccttttaccTGCATCATCTTCGCCaactgtgtgctggtgtggaaACTCAGGGCCACAGTTCAAGAAATTCGTCAGAAATGTGCAGAGAGAGGCTCTGTAGTGGCTCGAGAGAAAGCAGCCAACTCTGTGACGTGGACTGTGATCCTGGTGTCTGTGGCCTACGTTGTGTTGACCTTGCCAGCCGCAGTGGATTAcattgctgtgtttgtgtttgacccCTCTGTAGCTGTCTCTGTGGCTGAGCGTGTCAAGGTGTTCTTTGTGAGGGCAGTCACGCACATGTTGATGTACTGCAACAGCGCGGTTAACTTCTACATTTACTGTTTAACGGGTGAAAAGTTCAGGAAGGAGTTTGTGAAGATTTTCTGTCGAAAATGA